In one Pseudomonas sp. Bout1 genomic region, the following are encoded:
- the asnB gene encoding asparagine synthase (glutamine-hydrolyzing) produces MCGFSGIFQARNSDLASIITRMNDALVHRGPDDRGVWVDENAGLALGHRRLAIVDLSEAGHQPMHSSCGRFLIVFNGEIYNHTELRQKLDNEGLSPPAWRGHSDTEVLLAGLAGWGVEKTLQAAVGMFAFALWDRQEQVLTLARDRMGEKPLYYGWQEDTLLLGSELKAIKAFPQFTGEVDRNALTLLLRHNCIPAPYSIYKGIAKLEPGHYVTLALKNLAAAKAAVPQAYWRLNDAVAKGIADPFKGTPAQATDLLETQLSSSIGQQMLADVPLGAFLSGGVDSSTIVALMQAQSAQPIRTFTIGFDEGGYDEAVHAKAVSKHLGTQHTELYVRPDDALAVIPRLPSMYCEPFSDSSQIPTFLVSQLASQQLKVVLSGDGGDELFGGYNRYLSAKKVWSKMQQLPPFARQASAGLLRSLSPSTWDSLFRLSKPLLPKRLHLSTPGEKAHKLASVLALADGHEFYLQLNSHWTDPASVVIGGKEPETIFTDPSRWPQTDSFEHWMMAMDAQTYMSDDIMVKLDRAAMAASIEGRVPMLDHRIVELAWRMPLDLKIRNGQGKWLLREVLYRHVPKELIERPKQGFGIPLGAWLRGPLREWAESLLDEARLRQEGYFHPERIRHMWQEHLEGRGNWQPHLWTILMFQAWLEEQA; encoded by the coding sequence ATGTGTGGTTTCAGCGGAATTTTCCAGGCCCGTAATAGTGATCTGGCATCGATCATTACCCGGATGAACGATGCACTCGTGCACCGTGGCCCCGATGATCGTGGTGTATGGGTTGACGAAAATGCAGGCCTCGCGCTCGGGCATCGACGGTTGGCAATTGTCGATCTGTCGGAGGCTGGTCATCAGCCGATGCATTCCAGTTGTGGACGATTTTTAATCGTCTTCAACGGTGAGATCTATAACCATACCGAACTCAGACAGAAGCTGGACAATGAAGGATTGTCGCCACCCGCATGGCGAGGCCATTCTGATACCGAAGTCCTGCTCGCAGGTCTTGCAGGCTGGGGTGTCGAAAAGACCTTGCAGGCAGCGGTTGGGATGTTTGCCTTCGCGCTGTGGGACAGGCAAGAGCAGGTATTGACGCTTGCACGCGATCGGATGGGCGAGAAGCCTTTGTATTACGGTTGGCAGGAAGACACGCTGCTGCTTGGGTCTGAGCTCAAGGCTATCAAGGCTTTCCCGCAGTTCACTGGCGAAGTCGATCGCAACGCGTTGACGCTATTGCTTCGGCACAACTGCATTCCTGCGCCTTACAGCATTTATAAAGGCATCGCCAAGCTCGAGCCCGGTCACTACGTAACGCTTGCGCTGAAGAATCTGGCCGCTGCAAAAGCCGCAGTCCCACAGGCTTACTGGCGTCTCAACGACGCCGTAGCAAAAGGCATTGCCGACCCTTTCAAGGGCACTCCCGCCCAAGCGACGGATTTGCTGGAGACTCAACTGAGCTCAAGCATTGGTCAGCAAATGCTCGCAGATGTACCTTTGGGTGCATTCCTGAGCGGCGGCGTAGATAGCAGCACTATCGTGGCCTTGATGCAGGCCCAAAGCGCCCAGCCAATCCGCACATTCACCATCGGCTTCGACGAAGGCGGCTACGATGAGGCTGTTCATGCCAAGGCGGTTTCCAAGCATCTGGGCACGCAACACACCGAGTTGTACGTGCGCCCGGACGATGCCCTGGCTGTTATCCCGCGTCTACCGTCGATGTATTGTGAGCCGTTCAGCGACAGCTCGCAGATTCCCACATTCCTTGTTAGCCAATTGGCCAGTCAACAGCTCAAGGTTGTGTTGAGTGGTGACGGCGGCGACGAGCTCTTCGGCGGTTATAACCGCTACCTCAGCGCTAAGAAAGTCTGGTCAAAAATGCAGCAATTGCCGCCGTTTGCCCGACAGGCGAGCGCCGGGCTTTTACGCTCACTTTCACCGTCCACTTGGGACAGCCTGTTCCGTCTCTCCAAGCCTTTGCTGCCCAAACGTCTTCATCTCAGCACGCCCGGGGAAAAGGCTCATAAATTGGCTAGCGTCCTGGCGCTTGCGGATGGGCACGAGTTCTACCTGCAGCTCAACAGTCATTGGACTGACCCTGCCAGCGTCGTGATCGGTGGCAAGGAGCCCGAAACCATTTTCACGGACCCTTCGCGCTGGCCCCAGACCGATAGTTTCGAACACTGGATGATGGCGATGGACGCCCAGACCTATATGTCGGATGACATCATGGTGAAACTGGATCGCGCTGCGATGGCCGCAAGCATTGAGGGCAGGGTCCCTATGCTTGACCACAGGATTGTCGAACTGGCCTGGCGCATGCCTCTGGACCTGAAGATTCGTAACGGCCAGGGCAAATGGCTGTTGCGAGAAGTGCTTTATCGGCATGTTCCCAAGGAATTGATCGAAAGGCCCAAGCAAGGTTTTGGTATCCCGCTTGGGGCGTGGCTACGCGGTCCTTTACGGGAGTGGGCAGAGTCTTTGTTGGATGAAGCGCGATTGCGCCAGGAGGGATACTTCCACCCTGAACGCATCAGGCACATGTGGCAGGAACATCTTGAGGGCCGCGGAAACTGGCAGCCTCACTTGTGGACCATCCTCATGTTCCAGGCATGGTTGGAAGAGCAGGCATGA
- a CDS encoding glycosyltransferase family 4 protein, giving the protein MSKVLLFIVNDPGFFLSHRLAVAKGAQAEGYRVHVACMPGPAVAAVAAEGFEFHPLPLSRSGRNPLAELGLMFAIWRLLWQLRPDVLHLVTIKPVLYGGVAARLAPVKGVVTAISGLGFVFLSKGLKATITRKVVSTFYRLALGKRNLRSIFQNPDDRDLLLSMGGLTQSKVVMIRGSGVDLSRYTALPEPEGTPVVCVAARLLLDKGVVEFVEAAKILTARGVNARFQLIGDIDPGNPATVTTSQLQQWREEGVIELLGYRDDIANVFAAANIVSLPSYREGLPKVLVEAAACGRAVVTTDVPGCRDAIDADVTGFLVPVRDAQALANQLQVLIEAPALRARMGAAGRELALRAFAIEKIVQQHLDVYRELERAL; this is encoded by the coding sequence ATGAGTAAAGTACTTTTATTTATCGTCAACGACCCGGGGTTTTTTCTTTCGCACCGGCTGGCAGTCGCCAAGGGCGCGCAGGCAGAGGGTTATAGGGTTCATGTGGCGTGCATGCCTGGTCCGGCAGTTGCGGCCGTTGCCGCTGAAGGTTTCGAGTTTCACCCGTTGCCGCTTTCACGTAGCGGCCGTAACCCCTTGGCCGAACTGGGACTGATGTTCGCGATCTGGCGGCTGCTCTGGCAATTGAGGCCGGACGTCTTGCACCTGGTGACCATCAAGCCGGTTTTGTATGGTGGCGTAGCCGCTCGGCTGGCGCCGGTCAAAGGTGTGGTTACCGCTATTTCCGGACTGGGCTTTGTATTTCTCTCCAAGGGACTCAAGGCCACTATCACGCGAAAGGTTGTCAGCACCTTTTATCGGTTGGCGTTGGGCAAGCGTAATCTGCGCTCGATTTTTCAGAATCCAGATGATCGTGACCTGCTCTTGAGCATGGGTGGACTTACCCAATCCAAGGTCGTGATGATTCGTGGTTCAGGCGTCGACCTATCTCGTTACACCGCGTTGCCAGAGCCGGAAGGGACCCCAGTGGTGTGCGTGGCGGCTCGACTGCTGCTGGACAAGGGCGTTGTCGAGTTCGTTGAGGCGGCAAAAATATTGACCGCGCGCGGTGTTAACGCGCGCTTTCAGTTAATTGGTGACATTGATCCCGGTAACCCGGCGACAGTTACCACCTCACAGTTGCAGCAGTGGCGGGAAGAAGGGGTGATCGAGCTGCTCGGTTACCGCGACGACATCGCGAATGTGTTCGCTGCGGCGAATATCGTGTCCCTTCCTTCCTATCGTGAAGGTTTGCCCAAGGTGCTGGTCGAAGCCGCAGCGTGCGGCCGCGCAGTGGTCACCACTGACGTGCCAGGTTGCCGGGATGCGATTGATGCCGACGTAACAGGGTTTCTGGTACCTGTTCGTGATGCACAGGCCCTGGCTAATCAATTGCAGGTGTTGATTGAGGCGCCTGCCTTGCGTGCCCGGATGGGGGCGGCTGGCCGTGAGCTGGCTTTACGTGCATTTGCGATCGAGAAGATTGTGCAGCAGCATTTGGATGTGTACAGAGAGTTGGAGCGCGCGCTTTGA
- a CDS encoding SDR family oxidoreductase, translating into MNQHKTIFVTGASGFVGGALVNRLASAGDYRVLALVRREGVTLPASAVPVQVGADYLAGESLALEGVDVLVHCAARVHVMSDASSDPLTEYRKVNVEGTLKLAAQAAQAGVRRFIFISSIKVNGEGSQMGAPYTADDVPAPCDPYGVSKMEAEQQLLSLAQRSGMEVVIIRPVLVYGPGVKANFRSMMSWLNKGAVLPLGAIRNQRSLVALDNLVDLIVTCLYHPAAANQTFLASDGDDMSTTDLLIRMGVALGKPARLIPVPAALLQLGATLLGRKAIGQRLCGSLQVDIGKTRQLLGWNPPLTVASALRKTAESFQGSLK; encoded by the coding sequence TTGAATCAGCACAAAACTATCTTCGTCACTGGAGCCAGTGGCTTTGTGGGGGGGGCACTGGTTAACCGGTTGGCATCTGCAGGGGACTATCGGGTGTTGGCGCTGGTACGTCGCGAGGGTGTGACACTGCCTGCGTCTGCTGTACCTGTACAGGTCGGTGCCGATTATCTTGCGGGTGAGTCGCTTGCTCTTGAAGGGGTTGATGTTCTGGTTCACTGCGCCGCGCGCGTTCATGTGATGTCAGACGCCTCCAGTGATCCGTTAACCGAGTATCGCAAGGTCAACGTCGAAGGCACGTTGAAGCTGGCGGCGCAGGCAGCTCAGGCGGGAGTCAGGCGTTTCATTTTTATCAGCTCGATCAAGGTCAACGGTGAGGGAAGCCAAATGGGCGCCCCTTACACGGCAGATGACGTGCCGGCGCCGTGCGACCCCTATGGCGTTTCCAAAATGGAGGCCGAGCAGCAACTCTTGTCGCTGGCGCAAAGAAGCGGGATGGAAGTTGTTATTATTCGTCCCGTCCTGGTGTACGGCCCTGGGGTCAAGGCAAACTTTCGCAGCATGATGAGTTGGCTTAACAAAGGTGCAGTACTGCCGTTGGGCGCTATTCGTAACCAGCGCAGCCTGGTCGCGCTGGACAACCTCGTTGACTTGATTGTGACGTGCCTGTATCACCCGGCGGCAGCCAATCAGACGTTTCTGGCCAGTGATGGTGATGACATGTCGACCACTGATTTGTTGATACGCATGGGGGTTGCCTTGGGTAAACCGGCCCGGTTGATCCCCGTACCGGCAGCCCTACTGCAATTGGGCGCGACCTTGCTAGGCCGCAAGGCTATTGGCCAGCGCCTGTGTGGTTCGTTGCAGGTTGATATTGGCAAGACTCGCCAATTGCTGGGCTGGAATCCCCCATTGACGGTGGCCAGCGCATTACGCAAGACGGCTGAAAGTTTTCAGGGAAGTTTGAAGTAA
- a CDS encoding glycosyltransferase family 4 protein: MNRLLWLAPAVAALALLLTWCLRRYALARSLIDVPNARSSHTVPTPRGGGVAIVLSFLIALPVLFIGDEITRSIAWALLGAGAAVAVLGFLDDHGHIAARWRLLGHFSAAAWALFWLGGLPAITLPWVVLDLSWVGHILAAFYLVWMLNLYNFMDGIDGLASVEALCACLGACLIYWLGGYQALIWAPLLLSMAVLGFLYWNFPPARIFMGDAGSGFLGIVLGVLSLQAAWQSADLLWVWLILLGVFIVDATFTLVRRLMRGDKVYEAHRSHGYQFASRKVGGHLPVTLAVLAINVIWLLPIALCVALLGLNGVLGVVIAYIPLVMLAVKYKAGELERAA; this comes from the coding sequence ATGAATCGTTTACTGTGGCTGGCGCCTGCTGTTGCAGCCCTTGCTCTGCTTCTGACCTGGTGCCTGCGCCGTTATGCGCTGGCCCGAAGTCTGATTGATGTTCCCAATGCGCGCAGTTCTCATACTGTTCCGACGCCTCGTGGAGGCGGAGTAGCGATAGTCTTGAGCTTCTTGATTGCGTTGCCAGTATTGTTTATTGGTGATGAGATAACACGCTCGATTGCATGGGCGTTGCTGGGAGCTGGTGCGGCTGTGGCGGTGCTTGGGTTTCTCGACGACCATGGCCATATCGCTGCGCGCTGGCGTTTGCTGGGGCACTTCAGTGCCGCGGCCTGGGCTCTTTTCTGGTTGGGCGGCTTGCCCGCAATAACGCTGCCCTGGGTGGTCCTCGACCTGAGCTGGGTAGGGCACATCCTTGCCGCGTTTTATCTGGTGTGGATGCTTAATCTGTACAACTTCATGGATGGTATCGATGGCTTGGCCAGCGTCGAAGCGCTCTGTGCGTGCCTTGGTGCCTGTCTGATTTATTGGTTGGGTGGTTATCAGGCGCTTATCTGGGCGCCACTGTTATTAAGCATGGCGGTGCTTGGGTTTCTCTATTGGAACTTTCCACCGGCACGAATCTTCATGGGGGATGCCGGTAGCGGTTTTCTCGGTATCGTCTTGGGCGTGCTATCCCTGCAGGCCGCCTGGCAGAGCGCCGACTTGCTGTGGGTATGGTTGATCCTGCTCGGTGTCTTTATCGTCGATGCGACGTTTACTCTGGTCCGCCGCCTGATGAGGGGTGACAAGGTTTACGAAGCCCATCGCAGTCATGGCTATCAGTTCGCATCGCGTAAAGTTGGCGGCCACTTGCCAGTAACGCTTGCGGTGCTTGCGATCAACGTGATCTGGCTGCTGCCGATCGCACTTTGCGTTGCATTATTGGGTCTAAACGGCGTTCTGGGCGTTGTAATAGCATATATCCCGCTGGTGATGCTGGCAGTCAAGTACAAAGCGGGTGAGCTGGAAAGGGCCGCGTGA
- a CDS encoding nucleoside-diphosphate sugar epimerase/dehydratase produces the protein MSIIRSYLLGLPRRQKRILQVIADILLVWLALWMAFVVRLGVDDMINPASVHRWLFLSAPFVAIPLFIRFGMYRAVMRYFGNDALIAIIKAVSLSSLILGVVVYWYSDHQNVVPRSIIFNYWWLSLIMVGGLRLAMRQYFLGDWFAAAQHVPFTNREDGLPRVAIYGAGAAGNQLVAALRMGRIMRPVAFIDDDASISDRVISGLQVYKPRHIQRMIDATGAQEILLAIPSSNRARRREILGYLEGFPLHVRSVPGFMDLASGRVKVDDIQEVDIADLLGRDAVPAQGELLEHCIKGRSVLVTGAGGSIGSELCRQILALRPTILLLFEHSEFNLYSILSELEQRITRESLPVRLLPILGSVRNQSKLLGVMKTWGVDTVYHAAAYKHVPMVEHNIAEGVLNNVIGTLNTAQAALQSGVANFVLISTDKAVRPTNVMGSTKRLAELTLQALSRELAPVLFGDKSNVSRVNKTRFTMVRFGNVLGSSGSVIPLFHKQIKSGGPLTVTHPKITRYFMTIPEAAQLVIQAGSMGLGGDVFVLDMGEPVKIVELAEKMIHLSGLSVRSDKNPHGDIAIEFSGLRPGEKLYEELLIGDNVVATQHPMIMSANEDYLSWDVLKGKLTELVAAVEQDDYARVRQLLRETVSGYTPDGEIVDWIYQQRRLEP, from the coding sequence ATGAGCATAATTCGATCATATTTGTTGGGTCTCCCTCGCCGACAGAAGCGCATCCTGCAGGTTATTGCGGACATTCTTCTTGTTTGGCTCGCCCTGTGGATGGCGTTTGTCGTTCGATTGGGGGTGGACGATATGATCAACCCTGCGTCTGTGCATCGCTGGCTGTTTCTGAGTGCTCCGTTCGTCGCTATTCCGCTGTTTATCCGTTTTGGCATGTACCGTGCTGTCATGCGCTATTTTGGCAATGACGCGCTTATTGCGATTATCAAGGCCGTCAGCCTTTCATCGTTGATTCTTGGCGTGGTGGTCTATTGGTACAGCGATCATCAAAACGTGGTACCTCGTTCCATCATTTTCAACTATTGGTGGTTAAGCCTCATCATGGTTGGCGGCCTACGCCTCGCCATGCGTCAATATTTCCTCGGCGACTGGTTTGCCGCCGCCCAGCACGTACCGTTCACCAATCGCGAAGATGGCCTGCCGCGCGTCGCCATCTACGGCGCGGGCGCTGCAGGCAATCAGTTGGTCGCTGCCCTGCGCATGGGCCGGATCATGCGGCCTGTAGCCTTCATTGATGATGATGCCAGTATTTCTGACCGGGTAATTTCTGGACTTCAGGTGTACAAGCCACGGCACATTCAGCGCATGATCGATGCCACCGGAGCCCAGGAAATCCTGCTGGCAATACCGTCTTCCAACCGTGCCCGGCGTCGTGAAATCCTGGGCTACCTTGAAGGGTTTCCTCTGCATGTGCGCAGTGTTCCAGGATTTATGGATCTGGCCAGTGGCCGGGTCAAGGTCGATGATATTCAGGAAGTGGATATCGCTGACTTGTTGGGACGTGACGCGGTGCCTGCCCAAGGCGAACTGCTGGAGCATTGCATCAAGGGGCGCAGCGTTCTGGTAACGGGGGCCGGTGGCTCCATTGGTTCAGAGCTGTGTCGTCAGATCCTTGCTTTGCGACCGACCATACTGCTGTTGTTTGAACACAGCGAATTTAACCTCTACAGCATTTTGTCGGAGCTTGAACAACGGATTACCCGGGAGTCTCTGCCAGTAAGGCTGCTGCCCATCCTCGGCTCAGTGCGCAATCAGAGCAAATTGCTGGGTGTCATGAAAACCTGGGGCGTCGACACGGTTTATCACGCCGCTGCTTATAAGCATGTGCCCATGGTTGAGCACAATATTGCGGAAGGCGTGCTGAATAACGTTATTGGTACGCTTAACACGGCCCAAGCGGCATTGCAGTCGGGGGTAGCCAACTTCGTGTTGATCTCTACCGATAAGGCTGTACGGCCCACCAATGTGATGGGAAGCACCAAGCGACTCGCCGAGTTGACCCTCCAGGCGCTCAGCCGTGAGTTGGCACCTGTGCTGTTCGGTGACAAATCGAATGTCTCGCGGGTCAATAAAACCCGCTTCACGATGGTTCGCTTTGGCAATGTACTAGGCTCTTCCGGTTCGGTAATTCCGCTTTTTCACAAGCAGATCAAATCCGGTGGGCCTCTCACGGTTACCCACCCGAAAATCACCCGGTACTTCATGACGATCCCGGAGGCCGCCCAATTGGTGATTCAGGCGGGCTCCATGGGCCTTGGCGGTGACGTGTTCGTGCTGGACATGGGTGAGCCGGTGAAGATTGTCGAGTTGGCCGAGAAGATGATTCACCTGTCTGGGCTGAGTGTCAGGTCGGATAAAAATCCTCATGGCGATATTGCAATCGAATTCTCTGGCCTGCGCCCTGGTGAGAAGCTTTACGAAGAGTTGCTGATTGGTGACAACGTAGTCGCCACGCAGCACCCGATGATCATGAGTGCCAATGAAGATTACCTGTCGTGGGATGTGTTGAAAGGCAAGCTGACAGAGTTGGTAGCAGCAGTAGAACAGGACGATTACGCGCGTGTTCGCCAGCTTTTGCGCGAAACCGTCAGTGGCTACACACCAGATGGCGAGATCGTCGACTGGATCTACCAACAGCGTCGTCTCGAGCCCTGA
- a CDS encoding ComEA family DNA-binding protein has translation MNKTCFSSLIFAFLSSISLATTAAPSTKPETPTPIAVQMTKAEQSSKVSLNFADAETLRRDLFGIGAAKAKAIIAYRESNGPFTAVDELLEVKGIGKALLEKNRDRLELN, from the coding sequence ATGAATAAAACATGTTTCTCATCCCTCATTTTCGCTTTCCTCTCCAGCATTTCACTGGCCACCACCGCCGCACCGTCTACCAAGCCTGAAACGCCCACGCCGATAGCTGTGCAAATGACCAAAGCCGAACAATCCAGCAAGGTCAGCCTCAACTTCGCCGACGCTGAAACCTTGCGCCGCGATCTGTTCGGAATCGGAGCAGCCAAAGCCAAGGCGATCATTGCCTATCGAGAAAGCAACGGGCCATTTACCGCAGTCGATGAGTTGTTGGAGGTGAAAGGGATCGGTAAAGCGCTGTTGGAGAAGAACCGCGATCGGCTGGAGCTCAATTAA
- a CDS encoding TetR/AcrR family transcriptional regulator, translating into MRYSANHKAQTHQRIIKEASVRFRRDGIGATGLQPLMKALNLTHGGFYAHFKSKDELVEKALQAAAAQLDEHCEQLFSQERPLEAFIDNYLSTWHQTSPHEGCPLTTMCPELGLRGQQSQTTDAVLGARLKQVQAALGRPDANEQGLLLMSTLVGALVLARSVESAELAAQILEVVRGNLKKQIAQN; encoded by the coding sequence ATGCGCTACTCAGCAAATCATAAAGCTCAAACCCATCAACGCATCATCAAGGAGGCTTCCGTACGTTTTCGCCGAGATGGTATCGGGGCTACCGGCCTGCAACCGCTGATGAAAGCCTTGAATCTGACGCATGGCGGATTCTATGCGCATTTCAAATCCAAGGATGAGCTGGTGGAAAAGGCTCTGCAAGCTGCGGCCGCTCAATTGGATGAACACTGCGAACAGCTGTTCAGCCAGGAACGCCCCCTTGAAGCGTTCATCGACAACTATCTTTCGACGTGGCATCAGACCTCACCGCATGAAGGGTGCCCGTTGACAACCATGTGCCCTGAGCTTGGGCTGCGGGGTCAGCAAAGCCAGACCACTGATGCAGTACTTGGCGCACGTTTGAAGCAGGTGCAAGCCGCACTGGGGCGGCCGGATGCCAATGAGCAAGGCCTGCTGCTGATGTCGACGCTGGTGGGAGCACTGGTGTTGGCGCGCAGCGTGGAGAGCGCCGAGCTGGCAGCGCAGATCCTGGAGGTAGTACGTGGCAATCTGAAAAAGCAGATCGCACAAAATTGA
- a CDS encoding DUF2897 family protein, whose amino-acid sequence MPWYAWLILVVAIGSIVGGLLMLRDSANKVELTEEQRQRVAERNAQADSKDAQDR is encoded by the coding sequence ATGCCGTGGTATGCCTGGTTGATTTTAGTGGTCGCGATCGGTTCGATCGTCGGTGGTTTGTTGATGCTGCGAGACAGCGCCAACAAGGTTGAATTGACTGAAGAACAACGCCAGCGCGTGGCAGAGCGCAATGCGCAAGCGGACTCCAAGGATGCGCAGGATCGTTGA
- the eat gene encoding ethanolamine permease: MNTQLKPTLGTLHLWGIAVGLVISGEYFGWSYGWGVAGTLGFLVTSLMVAAMYTCFIFSFTELTTAIPHAGGPFAYSRRAFGEKGGLIAGLATLIEFVFAPPAIALAIGAYLNVQFPALDPKHAAVGAYIVFMGLNILGVKLAATFELVVCVLAVAELLVFMGVVAPAFSFSNFALNGWAGSDTFGAPAIAGMFAAIPFAIWFFLAIEGAAMAAEEAIDPKRTIPKAYISGILTLVILAMGVMFFAGGVGDWRTLSNINDPLPQAMKTVVGDSSGWLHMLVWIGLFGLVASFHGIILGYSRQFFALARAGYLPSFLAKLSRFQTPHRAIIAGGIVGIAAIYSDGLINLGGMTLTAAMITMAVFGAIVMYIMSMLSLFKLRKTEPLLERTFRAPGYPIVPGIALVLAVVCLVAMAWFNALIGLIFLGFMLVGFVYFQLTAQDRANAPADAMLTGL; encoded by the coding sequence ATGAACACACAACTCAAACCCACCTTGGGCACCCTGCATTTGTGGGGTATCGCCGTCGGGCTGGTGATTTCCGGGGAATATTTCGGCTGGAGCTATGGCTGGGGCGTGGCGGGAACGCTGGGCTTTCTGGTGACCTCATTGATGGTCGCCGCTATGTACACCTGCTTTATATTCAGTTTCACCGAACTGACCACCGCGATTCCTCACGCTGGCGGCCCGTTTGCCTACAGCCGCCGGGCGTTTGGTGAGAAAGGCGGCTTGATTGCCGGGCTCGCAACCCTGATCGAATTCGTGTTCGCCCCGCCGGCCATCGCACTGGCCATCGGTGCGTATCTGAATGTGCAGTTCCCGGCGCTGGACCCGAAACACGCGGCCGTCGGCGCCTACATCGTCTTCATGGGCCTGAACATTCTTGGCGTGAAGCTGGCCGCCACCTTCGAATTGGTGGTGTGTGTGCTCGCCGTCGCCGAACTGCTGGTGTTCATGGGCGTGGTCGCCCCCGCCTTCAGCTTCAGCAACTTCGCCCTGAATGGCTGGGCCGGTTCCGACACCTTTGGCGCGCCAGCGATTGCCGGCATGTTTGCTGCGATCCCGTTCGCCATCTGGTTTTTTCTTGCCATTGAAGGCGCCGCCATGGCCGCCGAAGAAGCGATAGATCCCAAGCGCACCATTCCGAAGGCCTACATCAGCGGCATCCTGACCCTGGTGATACTGGCCATGGGCGTGATGTTCTTTGCTGGCGGCGTGGGCGATTGGCGCACCCTGTCGAACATCAACGACCCGCTGCCCCAAGCCATGAAAACCGTGGTTGGTGACAGCTCGGGCTGGCTGCACATGCTGGTGTGGATCGGCCTGTTCGGCTTGGTGGCCAGCTTCCACGGGATCATCCTGGGCTACTCCCGCCAGTTCTTTGCCCTGGCTCGCGCGGGCTACCTGCCCTCCTTTCTCGCCAAACTCTCACGTTTCCAGACGCCGCACCGCGCAATTATCGCCGGCGGCATCGTCGGTATCGCGGCCATCTACAGCGACGGGCTGATCAACCTGGGCGGCATGACCCTGACCGCGGCAATGATCACCATGGCGGTGTTCGGTGCCATCGTCATGTACATCATGAGCATGCTCAGCTTGTTCAAACTGCGCAAAACCGAGCCGCTGCTGGAGCGCACCTTCCGCGCACCGGGCTATCCGATTGTGCCTGGGATTGCACTGGTACTGGCGGTGGTGTGCCTGGTAGCGATGGCGTGGTTCAACGCGTTGATCGGCCTGATTTTCCTGGGCTTCATGCTGGTGGGATTCGTGTACTTCCAACTGACGGCGCAAGACCGCGCCAATGCGCCGGCGGATGCAATGTTGACCGGGCTCTGA
- the kdpF gene encoding K(+)-transporting ATPase subunit F has product MSVLDGVSLLLAVALFIYLLVALLRADRN; this is encoded by the coding sequence ATGAGCGTTCTGGACGGGGTGTCACTGCTGTTGGCTGTGGCGCTGTTCATTTATCTGCTGGTTGCGCTGTTACGCGCGGATCGGAACTAG